From one Dermacentor variabilis isolate Ectoservices chromosome 3, ASM5094787v1, whole genome shotgun sequence genomic stretch:
- the LOC142575702 gene encoding protein D3-like, protein MQFVQRLSSLLLLLTLCDSIRAQDSNITNATAAQPPPAPMPMNQTAASEQQQPSSVWTTEELVADLSLPGAPNATLDVRYDGPLQVTLGNKLTPQQASAAPTVCLNASVECEPPFALLMVDPDATSRQNPQFRSWLHWIVVNVNGTDKLHEGDQAAPYNGPAPPKGSGPHRYVFLLYCQRGRRLQGSELAPEKRNNFNLADFVNKTELGAPLAGNFFFAENP, encoded by the coding sequence ATGCAGTTCGTCCAGCGGCTTTCGTCCCTGCTCCTTCTCCTGACGCTGTGCGACAGCATTCGAGCGCAGGACTCGAATATCACGAACGCGACCGCGGCTCAGCCGCCGCCCGCGCCGATGCCGATGAACCAGACCGCCGCGTCCGAGCAGCAGCAACCGTCGTCCGTCTGGACGACCGAGGAGCTGGTCGCTGACCTCTCGCTGCCCGGTGCGCCGAACGCGACGCTCGACGTCAGGTACGACGGGCCGCTCCAGGTGACGCTGGGCAACAAGCTGACGCCTCAGCAGGCCAGCGCCGCTCCGACCGTGTGCCTGAACGCCAGCGTCGAGTGTGAGCCGCCGTTCGCGCTGCTCATGGTCGACCCGGACGCGACGAGCCGCCAGAATCCGCAGTTCCGCAGCTGGCTCCACTGGATCGTGGTCAACGTCAACGGCACGGACAAGCTTCACGAGGGAGACCAGGCCGCGCCGTACAACGGCCCTGCTCCGCCCAAGGGCTCGGGTCCTCACCGGTACGTGTTCCTGCTGTACTGTCAGCGCGGCAGACGACTTCAGGGCTCCGAGCTGGCGCCCGAGAAGCGGAACAACTTCAACCTGGCCGACTTCGTCAACAAGACGGAGCTCGGGGCGCCTCTGGCCGGAAACTTCTTTTTCGCCGAAAATCCGTGA